The sequence below is a genomic window from Aureispira sp. CCB-E.
AAATAAATAGAGAGAGGAAAAGAAATTTAATTCCTATTTAACTTAAAGTACATTTTAAATTAATGTACAATTCAAATCAGAGACAAGTGTTCTAAAAAAGAGATAAAAACTATCACTTTTATACTAAAATAATAGATTGTTTAATTTATTTGCGTAAATAATTGCTTATTCCTCTATAATCTGCTACATTTACAGTTGTCAGTCTTTTGCGTAGATTCAATACGCAATATAATTAAAGGTTAAATCTCAATAAAAATCAAATCTCTAAAAATTTTGTATTTTCGAAATACATCATGTTGATTATCTGTTAGATTTGATTTTTGAGCCTACTCATATTAGAAGGGATCAATATTTTCTACTTTTAAAGTATTAAGGTTATGAATAGTGTTGTAACACAGCGTTTTATAAATTGTCACAATAAGTTAAAGAAAGACCAAAGAATACGTTCTAGTCGTCAATTTGCACTGTCTTTAGATTATTTGCCTCAAAGTTTGAGCGAAATTCTTAAAAATCGAAGAGATGTGACAATAGAGTTGCTTCGAAAGGCTATAGAGAAATATAAAGTCAATCCTGTTTATTTGTTTACAGGAGAAGGACCTATGTTTATGAAAGAAGAAGCTCACAAAGATTTTCGCGTGTTGACTATCGTAACAGATCCACAGAATGACGAACGAATTGTGCATGTTCCTATGCCTGCACAGGCAGGGTATGCCTCCGATCTAGGTGATCCAACTTTTGTACAGAATTTGCCCTCTTATTCCTTACCAGATTACAAGTATAAGGTAGGTACTCATCGATCTTTTGATGTAGCAGGAGATAGTATGGAGCCAACACTTTATGAAGGAGATAAGGTTATATGTAGCTATTTGGAGCCGACTCTTTGGGAAACATCAGTTAAGAAAAATTATGTGTATGTTATTGTGACACATGGTGATGTTTTGGTTAAAAGAGTCCACAATAAAATTAAAGCTGATAAAGCATTGACACTATTTTCTGACAATGCTTATTATGAACCCTTCGATGTCAAATTAAGCGAAATTAAAGAAATATGGTATGTCAGAGCTAAAATAAGCCCTTTCTTACCTTCTCCTCAGAATATTAAAAATATTCTAAGAGAAGAAGTCGGTGATTTAAAAGATACCATGATGCAGCAATCTACAATTATAGAAAATCTTTACAAAACTATAGAAGAATTAGCCTCGATTAAAAAGAAATAAGTAGCCCTATGATTTTTCGAGTCTGAAGCAGGGGGGAGTTTTGGGCTATGTTTTTATTAAGTAGTTTTAATTGTTTGATTGTTAGTTTTTTAAACTGCATAGATGCTTGTGCCTAATTTTGGAATGCTTTCAAAACTCAAAAAAAGATTCCGAAATCTATTGGTTTTAAGCAAAACATTCTGTTTGTTTGTGAACTATTGTATTTATGTTTTGTTTTGATGTAAGCTAAATTGTTTTTAATGGCAGACAAACTACTTTGGAAGACGTGTTTTGATGATCTGAAAATTTTAATTATTGGAGATGTGATTCTCGATCATTATTTGATAGGAAAAGTAGATCGTATTTCACCTGAAGCACCTGTCCCAGTTGTTGTCCATCAGACGGAAGAGTACAGACTAGGCGGGGCCGCAAATGTTGCTTTAAATATCCAATCAATGGGAGCAACTCCTTATCTATTATCTGTTATTGGAACAGATCAGCATGGTGAACAACTGATCAAGTTGTTAGAAAATACCGCTTTAGATACCGCTTTAATAACAAAAGATAGGGCAAAAACAACCAGCTGTAAAACAAGAGTTTTAGCAAGAAATCAACAATTACTTCGATACGATCGAGAAACGACCGCTTGGATTGGGAAAGATCTGGAAACTAAACTTATTAATAAGGTAGTCGCCCTTTTGGAGAAAGAAACGATACATGCCATTGTTTTTCAAGATTATAATAAAGGCTTATTGACGGACAATTTTATCTTTCAAATACTCAAAATAGCAAAAAAACAACATATAAAAACCTTAGCAGACCCCAAAAAGGCAAATTTTTTAGCTTATTTGGGAGTGGATTGGTTTAAACCTAATTTGAGAGAGATTAACGAAGGTTTGAATTTGACGATATCAGAACACAATCCAGAATTACCTGAACTTAGGGAAGCTGCTCAAACAATCAAAAAGCATTTAAAAAATACACATACATTAATAACACTAGGAGCAAAAGGTATGTATTATCACACTCCTAAAGAAGATGGTTTGTTGCCAACAGAAGAGCGACAAGTAGCTGATGTTTGCGGGGCTGGAGATACTGTAATTAGTGTTTTGTCGTTAGGGGTAGCTGCTAACTTGGAGATAAAACAAGCTGTAACGTTGGCAAATATTGCAGGAGGGCAGGTTTGCGAAAAGGTAGGAGTGGTTCCTGTTGATAAAGCAGCTTTGTTAAGTGAATATGAAGAATTGATTAATAAAATGTAAATTATTAGACTTCGAGTCGTCAGCCAAACGTCAAAAAAATATGAATGTTATGAAAATATTAAGAGTAAATTTACAACTTTGGAAAAAATGATTTACTTTTACCTATTATTAAATCGGTAGAATCTTAAATTTGCCGAAGAATAATTGGAATGGTACATAAATTTTGCGAATTCATTATTTAATTTATATTAAAGTACAAATCTATTATGGTTAAAATTAATCTTATGCGTTTTTGTGCATTAGCATTTGCTGTTTTCTTTATGGGAACAACTGCTGACGCACAAACTAAAATTTGGGGCGTAGGTTCTGCAACCGGTGTTGCAGATGCTGAGTTCAGTAATCCGTTCACGAACGCGACTTCGTTTACAGCGGGAGACAATCCAACAACTTGGACTGCTCTAAGTGTAAATGAAAATGGTGGAGCTGTTACTCCTGGTAATGCTTACTGGACAAGAGATCTTACTGGATACTCTTCAGGAGCATTCTGGGGTGGAACTACTCCTATTAGCTCACCATCTCAACCTAATGGTGTAGCAATGTTTGATTCAGACTTTTTGGACAATGGAGGTTCTGGAGTACAAGGTACAGGAACTTCTCCTGCTGCTCATAGAGGTGAGTTAATTTCTCCAAGAATTGACCTTACTGGTTATACCGATTCTGCGTTGACAATCCAATTTTACACTTTGTATAGAAACTTCCAAATGACTGAATTGTCTATTGCTGTTTCTGTAGATGATGGTCAAACTTGGGCTGCAACAGAAGATTTTAGATCAGCAGTTCCAGATTTAACACAAGATTTTGCTCGTGTTTTATTTACAAACGCAACAGCAGGTGTTGCTAACTTGTCTCAATGTCGTATTCGTTTCACTTTTGATGGCAATTACTACTTTGCAATCGTTGATGACGTTACAATTGAAACAGCACCAGTTTATGATATTGCTCTAGGTGGTGCTGAGGCAGGAAGTAACTTATTGATTGGTAGCGGTGACAATGTAAAAGTTGGTGGAAACCCATACAACGCATTGAACAACATCGTTCATGCCAATGACATCAGAGAATGGTTCTGGGGATCTAAAGCAATCAACGTAGGATACAAAGACATCGTTCCTAGTGATTCTGCTGCTATTCACATCAATATTGATTTTACAGATGCTGTTACAGGAGCAACTACTCAAGGTATTTACACAGATGTAATGTACTATGATTCTTTACCTGGTGGTAATGTAAGTGGAGAAACTCAAATTGACTATTTGGATGACATCAACTTCATCAACACATATGGTGCAGGTGCTTACCGTGTTACTTATTGGGTGGATCACAAAAATGCAGACGGAAATGCTGCTAATGACACTGCTAGACATACGTTTACAATTACAGACGATGCTGCTCCTTTGAGAAACTATATTTCTAAAGCTAGATTATCAGCTAACGATGGTGCTGTATTCTCTTCTAGATCTATTTTCCCAGGTGGTGGTCCTTTCTCTTCTTGGGAGTACGGTTCTGTATATTTCTTCCCTAGAGGTGAAAGTGATACAATTACAATTGATTCTGTTTCTTTCCGTTACCGCTTAACAAATAATTTCTCTGGAGCTGCCAGCCAAACATTATTCTGTAATGTATATGAGATGGATCCTTCTACAGGAACATTGAATGATGGTGCTTTGTTGACTCAAATTGGTATTGGAACAATTTCATTGACAGGTTTGGGTACTACTGTAGCAGCTGGTGATTATGGTTTAACTACAGTTACTAACTTTGTTAATGCAACAGGTTCTGGAGCAATGCCAGGATTGAAAGACAATGGTTTCTACTATGTTTCTATCTTGACAAATCCAAGTTTGACAACAGGTCCAGCTACATTTGATAGTGACGATGTGCCATGGTTGGGTGCTGATGAGAATAACTTCTACATGAATGCAGCTATGACTCGTGTAGATTCTGTTAACAACCCTTCTCCATTGAAGGTTGTTGATGCTGCTGGTACAACAGATTGGTTCTGGACTGGTTTTGGAGCAGATATCGTTCCTTCTATCGGATTGTTCTTGGGAGTTAAGCCTGTGAATCCTGTTTCTGTATCTACTGTATATGCTGCTGAAGGTGCTACATTTAGTGTATTCCCTAACCCAGCTACAGATGTATTAAACTTTAACTTTGAAGCAGAAGAAGCTACAGATGTTATGTATATTTTAACGGATATTGCTGGTCGCGTATTAAACGTTACTCAAAGTTTAAATGTTACTAAAGAAACACAAAGCATTGATATTTCTGAATTGCCTGCAGGTGTTTATATGCTTACAGCTAAAGCTGGAAATAAAAACTGGACTGAAAAAGTAGTAGTAGACTAATCTAGAAGTTACTACAGTTCAACATATAATGAAAGAGGGCAGCCTATTGGGGCTGCCCTTCTTTTTTTGGTATCTTGTGCTTTTTTATATTATGTATCAATTTTTAATTCCCCATTCGGACCATGAACCATCATAAAGTGCCATAGGATTTTTTAGAACAGTTTGGAATGCTAGTAAAAGAATACAAGCAGTAGTGCCAGACCCACAACTAAATATAAGTCGTTTTTTACCTAAATTTGAAGACTGTGCAAGTGTTAATAAAGCTTCTTTTTCTTTGAAAAAACCACTGTGCAAAACTTTTGTAAAGGGAATATTGATCGAACCTTGAATATGACCAGAACGTAAATTCGGTCTAGGTTCTGGAGCCTTGCCCCAAAAACGAGCTTTCTTTCGGGCATCAATGATTATGGCTGTTGTGTCGGATAAGTGTTGTGTAAGCTGCGATTGATTCACCAACCACCCTGCGTTATAGTTTGTTATGAAATTTCCTAGTTTATATGTGGTCGAATCTGCTGAATAAATTTCTGTAGGGTATAGGGCGGATACCCAAGCAGGAAGTCCTCCATCTAAAACAGCGATATTGGTATGCCCCATAAGTTGAAACATCCACCAAACTCTAGGACTTGAGTAAATGCCCAAATTATCATAAACAACAATAGTGCTATCTTGGTTAATGCCTAATTTTTGACATTCTAAAGCAAAATATTGGGGAGACAAGACCATGTTTGGTAAATCGGAATCTTGACATGAAAATATATTTTTTAAATCAAAAAAACGAGCTCCCTTTATCTTTAGATTGGAAAAATTCGTTTTCAAATTTGCTTGGTTTTGCTTTAGACTGGCATCTAAAATTACTAGGTTGGGATCGCCTATGTGCTGAAAAAGCCAATCAATAGATACGATAGTCTGATTCATTAGTCTTTACGCATGATGGTTGTTTGTTGACGAATAGATTCTTTATGAATCGTATTAATAATATCCTCAACAAAAGATTCGGATAAGCTAGAGGAAGCAGCTTTTTCTAAGGCGCTATTGCGCACATTGAGCCACCGTTCGATTTGTAATATCGCAATATTGCTTTCTTTTTTGTGTAACCCAATTTGTCGGACAATTTCCATGCGTTGAGATAACAAATGCAGCGTTTGTGTATCCAGATTGTCAATTAAAGTCCTAAAATGGTTTATTTTGTTTAAATAATCTAGGTTGTCCGTGTCTAGCTGCCTAGTGATGAGTTGTTTCATTAAAGTTTGCAATCCTTCTGGAGTGACTTGTTGTTGTGCATCACTCCAAGCGGTGTCTGGAGTAATGTGACTTTCCAGCATCAACCCATCAAAATTTAAATCAAGGGCGTGTTGAGCAATTTCAAATAATAAGTCCCTCTTGCCAGCAATATGACTCGGGTCGCAAATAATTTCTAAGTTAGCTATCCTTCTGCGCAACTCAATAGGAATTTCCCACTGTGGTTGATTTCTATATTTAGGAGCATTATAAACTGAGAAACCTCTATGAATGGCAGCAATTTTCTGAATGCCAGCTTGTGCAATGCGCTCAATGGCACCAATCCAAAGTTCTAAATCTGGATTGACGGGATTTTTAATCATAATTGGAATGTCTACACCTTGTAGAGCATCCGCAATTGCTTGAACAGCAAATGGATTGACCGTAGTACGAGCACCAAGCCATAAGATATCAATGCCATGTTTTAAGGCTTCTTCGACATGGTTTGCATTGGCAACTTCACAACAAACTGGTAAGTTGGTTTGTTTTCCCGCTTCTACAAGCCAAGGCAACGCTTTTTTTCCAATTCCTTCAAAGGAACCAGGTCTAGTTCTTGGTTTCCAGATTCCAGCACGTAAAACATCTACTCCTAAATTGGCAATCTGAGTACAGGTTTGCAATACTTGTGTTTCTGTTTCTGCTGAACAAGGACCAGAGATTAGAAAAGGTTTTTCTTTGGATAATTGAATTCCTAATTTCCAGTCTTTTATGTTGATTATATTCATATGTGTATATAAAAAGGTATTTTTAAAAGCAATATTCTACAACGATAAAGTAATTTTTAGTGTAACAATAAATACCGTCTAGAGTTGCGGTATCTCACAACCAATTAGTAGTCGTGCGTATTATTAATAATATTCAATCAGAATTTATAGTTGTGTTTAATAAATAAAGGAAGGCTTATAAAGCCAACAATTCATTAAAATATTGGACATAATTATCTCGTTCTGATAAAACAGAATAGTGATTTAAGACTGTTTGGCGACCTTTTCTGCCTATTTCTTGGCGCAATTGAGGATTGTCAATAAGTAAAGAAAGTTTTTCTACCCAATCTTCTGTCGTAGAAACAAGAAAGCCATTGACTCCATCTTCAATAACCTCACTGTTGACACCAACATCCGATAATATAGCGGCTTGCTCCAAAGACATATATAAGAGACCTTTGAGGGCACATTTACCTTTTGTCCACTCATCATTAGGCAACGGCATAATTCCGATATCTATTTCAGACAATTCAAATACTTCACTATTGCTAGACCAAGCAACTCCATGTATATCAAGGTCTTTATTGTAGTAGTTAGCATCCCCAATAACTTTAAAGTAAACTTTATCCCCATACTTTTCCTTAATCTTTTTTAGAGCAGGCAAGGCATATTCAAAATAAGGAATGGTCGAAAAACTTCCACTCCAACCAATACAGATTTTTTCCTTAGAGGCAGCTGTTGCTCGCTTGTAGTTATCACTATCAACTACTGTTGGAACTAGTTTGGTGTTGGGGTTAAATTGTTTGGCATAGTCTGCTAGAAAAGAATTGCCTGCAAAAACCATATCTGAAATAGCGATTAACTTTTGAGTTTTAGCAGCATCTTTTAAAAAACTAAGCTTTTTGTTGCCTTCAGAGACATTTTGCAACCAAATAGAGTCATCAAAATCAAACAACATCTTTGTTTTTTTTGCAAAACGCTTTTCAAAAAAAACAGTTCCCAACATAAATGCTTCTCGTTGCACAAAAACAAAGTCGTATTTTTTTGCCTGAAAAGATTTGAACCACAATTTTAAAATGCTGCGAATTAAAATGCCGATCTTGGCGATGTAATTGCCTGCACCATAAAACTTTTGGTCGTCTTGGGCACGAATCAAATAAAAATATTCAAATTCAAATCCCTGCTTTTCTAAATAGGGTTGAAATTGCTCAAAGCGGTAACGTTGAGAAGGAGAACGGTCGGGACGATGTAGTCCCATAAATAGTACTTTTTTCATAGTTGTTGTTTATCGGAAGAAACCGAGCTGCAAAGCTATAAAAAAAGTGAGATGGATTAGAATATAATAATGTTTAATCAACGCTTTAGAATCTTTTTGGGTGAACTACATGAGATTGTAAAAAAAATGATTACTTTAAACTAATCTTCTCACAATAAAAAGTCCTAAAGATATGAACGTAAAATTCTGTGGTGCTGCTCAAGACGTAACAGGTAGTTGTCATTTGTTGACTTTAAAAAATGGACATAAAATCCTTCTAGATTGCGGTTTGTATCAAGGAAATGAAGCGGATATGCATAGTTTCAACGAGCAGTGGTCCTATTTCAACCCCAAAGAAATTGATTTTCTTATTCTGTCACATGCGCATATTGATCATATTGGACGAGTACCTAAGTTGGTAAAAGATGGTTTTAAAGGGCAGATTCTTTGTACGCACGCTACACGAAGTTTGGCTTCTATTATGTTGATGGATGCAGGCAAAATTCAAGAAAACGAGGCAGATGAGAATAATCCTCCGTTGTTTACTTGTGAAGATGCCAAAATAGCACTTTATTTCTTTACAGGTTTAAGTTACGAACGTTGGCATTTTGTCGAAGTAGGATTAGAGGTATTTTTCAGAGATGCGGGGCATATTTTGGGCTCGGCAAGTGTCACTCTAAAGATAGAAGAAGAAGGTGCTGCGCCAGTTTTATTTGGATTTACAGGTGATATTGGTAGAAATGAACGCCCCATTTTAAAAGATCCTATTCCTATGCCAGAGGTAGATTATCTGATTTGCGAATCTACTTATGGAGGGAAGGTGCACCAGAATCTTACTGCAGACTTAAATGACTTATTGTATGTTGTTAGGGAGACTTGTGTTTTAAATGAAGGGAAATTGCTAATCCCTGCGTTTAGTGTAGGAAGAACACAAAGTCTTATTTATATGTTGGATCAATTAGAAACTGCTGGGAAGTTGCCTGAAATTCCTGTGTATATAGATAGCCCCCTGGCTATTAATGCTGTTGATATATTCAGAACCCATCCTGAATGTTATGATGAACAGCTGCACGATTATTTGATGGAAGATCCTAATCCTTTTGGCTTTTCGGGCTTGAATTATGTAAAACGTGGTGGTTTGGCAAACCGTCTTGCAGAATCGGAGGAGCCTTGTATTATTATTAGTTCTTCTGGAATGATGACTTCTGGGCGGGTACGACGTCATTTGTTTCATTTGGTAGAAGATTCTAAGAACACCGTTTTGATGGTCGGTTATTGTTCTCCTAATACGTTAGGAGGAAAGTTGCTAAGAGGGGATTCAACCGTTTATCTATATGGAGAGCGTAAAAATGTACGTATCAATGTAAAGCGTTTGGTTTCATTTTCTGCTCATGCTGATCAAGTTGAGCTTTTTAACTTTTTGCAAAACCAAAGGAGCTTAAAAAAACTGTTTTTAGTACATGGAGAATACAAGGTGCAAGCGGAATTTAAGCAATATTTGGAAGAACGAGGATTTAATAATATTGAGATTCCAAGTTTGGGAGAAAATTATGATTTGGAGTAAGGTGTATCAGATAATGAACTGTGTAGCATGTATGCAATGCCATCTAGCCACGCAGTAATGTTTTTAAGTTGCCAATGCTATATGAATGTTAATTTAAAAGACCATATAAATTAAATAAATAGTTACAAAAAGCAATTTTCAAATCAACATATTTATAGTACCTTTAAGCTTAATAAAAAAAATAACCAAAAAGTTAAGTCAATTACTATGGAGATAGCATACACTAAAAAAGCATACCAACTTTTGTTGGCTTTATTTATACTTCTTTTTGTTCAAGAAGCATTTGCGCAACCGAAATGGATTCGAGCGACCTATCGAGACGATCCATCTACAACGATTGCTTTGGGTTGGTCAGGAATAGTAGGAACTGTTTATTATGATACAACGGATCATGGTACCAACTATGCCGCTTACGCTTTAACAAAGACAGTTGATCGAAGTACAAGCCACAAAGGAAATAATCATTACTTTGTTCGTTTGACGAATTTACAACCAGGAACCGTTTATTATTTTGTTATTCAGCATGGAAGTTCTTCCGTTTCTGCAAGATATTCTTTCCGTACAATTTCGGATGATCCAAATCAACCTATTTCTTTTATTTCAGGTGGTGATTCTCGGCAACGAGTAAATATTTTTGGGGTAGGCGATCCTGCCTGTTGGGGAAATGGTTGTCGTGAAACTCGACAAGATCTGAACCGAATCGTTGGAAAAATACGCCCTGATTTTGTAGCGTTTACAGGTGATTATATTCGAAATTATGATGTCTTTCCCTTTGATAGTGATGATGATTGGGAAGAGTGGATGAACGACTGGGATTTGGCAAATGGTCCCGATGGACGTATCACACCAATTATTCATGCTTTGGGAAATCACGAAGATGCTGTAGATTTGGATAGATTATTTGATGTTTCTAATACAGATATTTATTATGCAACTAATTTTGGAGGCAATTTATTTCGTTTGTACACCTTAAATTCAGAGCCTTCTGATGCGTGCACAGATGTTATTCAAAAAAATTGGTTGGTGAATGACTTGCAGCAAAATAGCATGCCTTCTAACACTCCTTATTGGAAGATTGTGCAGTACCACCAACCAATGGTACCACATGCTAACTATTCGGCTCGTACAGACTTAATTAACTGTTGGGCTTCGGAATTTGCTACTTATGGCGTACGTTTGGCTTGTGAATCGCATACGCACGTACTCAAGACGACTTATCCACTTAAGTATGATGCAACAGCGAGTAGTAGTTATCATAATTTAGTGAGAGACGATAGCATTGGAGCTGTCTTTTTAGGAGATGGATCTTGGGGAGCACCTCCAAGAACGGCTTATGCGCCAATTCCCAATGTAACACAGGACGTAGAGCAAATTAGTGGTTTCTTTTTTGTAAATATTAATAAGCAACGTATTCAAATCAAAACCGTAGTTCCTTTTCCTGATAGTATGGCAAATGTGCCTCAATTGTTGGATGATGATCAAGGAACATTATTACCAACAGGCGTTCCTTTGTGGCGTCCAGCAAATGGTTCGGAATGCATTATTATACCCAATTATAATCCTTTGTTGTTGGCAACTAATAAAGTTTTGGATGTACCAAGAGCACCTGCAGCAGTTGTAGCCCCTAATCCAGCACAAGATTATGTGACTGTTCGCTTTAAAGAAGTGTTGACGGAAGCTGTAACGATTGAAATTTATGATGCTAGAGGAAAACGCTGCCAATCACACACCAATGTAAAGGATCAAAATTTTAAAGTGGATGTTTCTAATTTGTGTTCAGGAGTTAATTTTATTAATATTGTGACAGACAAAGATGTAGAATCACATAAAGTCGTTATTGTGAAATAACATTTCTATCAAAAGATATGTTTAGGATGAGAATGCTTATAGAAAACAAGAACAAATAACTTTAACAAAAATCTATTATGGGTCATCACAATATAAAAACATTAAAAGTTGCCTCTTTTAATCTGTTGAACTTAATTCAGCCGAATACAAAATTCTACGGTAAACGTTTTTATACTCAAGAGGAATATGAGAAGAAAAAAACTTGGATTTCTTTGCAGCTTACCAAAATGGATGCAGATATTGTTGGCTTTCAAGAGCTATTTGATGAAACTTCTCTAAGGGAAATTGTAGAGCAGCATCCTTTGTATAAAGGTGCCGATATTGTTATGGGAGCTCGAAAAGGTGGTAGTCCTGCTGTAGCAATTGTTTCTAGATACCCCATTCGTTCTTATACGGTCTATTCCGATTTTCCAGAACAGTTAGAGGTTGATGGTTTGGTTGTTCCTTTTACCGAATTTTCTAGACCGATATTGAAGGCGGAGGTAGAACTACCTTCAGAGCTACCTTTAACTGTATTTGTAGCGCATCTAAAGTCTAAGCGTCCTCTAATTCCCGATAGCGTTGTGGATCGACATGATCCACTAGAAATATCCAAAGGAGAAGCGCGATCGTTGTTGTTAAGAGCTTCTGAGGCAAATGCCTTGCGTACTATTTTGATGGAAAGCTTGAGAGATCGAGACCATCCTGTGATTACTTTGGGCGATTTGAACGATACGCATACATCGGTAACCACACAGATTATATCTGGGCAAGCGCCACCACGCTTTTGGTCAATGGAGCAAAAGAAAAAATTATGGGATATTTTGTTGTATCATGTCAAAGATATTCAAGCTCGACAGTCTTCGCAAGATGTTTATTATACGCATATTCATAATGGGCATTACGAAAGTTTGGACCACATTATGGTTAGCCAAGAGCTGGTAAAGGAAAATCCGAATAGAGTTGGTCGAGTTGTTTATGTTCGTACTTTTAACGATCATATTGTTGATCAAACCTTTGCAAATAATAAAATAAATTGTTGGGAATCAGATCATGCTCAAGTTGTAGCAACAATAGAGCTAGAAGATCGTGATTATAATCATTATAAAAATAAACAATAAAAATGGCACTTACAGAGTCTAATATGCTTCCGTTAGGAACAGAAGCTCCCGATTTTGCATTATTGGATACCGTTACAGGAAAAGAAGTTCGTTTGGAATCCATCCAATCTGATAAGGCAACGGTTATTATGTTTACTTGCAATCATTGTCCTTATGTCTTGCACGTGAATGAAGAATTAGTAAAATTGTCTACTGAATACATGGCAAAAGGTGTTTCTTTTGTCGCTATTAGTTCAAATGATGTAGAGAACTATCCACAAGATAGTCCCGAAAAAATGAAAGAACTCGCAGAAGAAGTGGGATATCCTTTTCCTTATTTGTACGATGCTACGCAGGTAGTTGCTAAGGCTTATGATGCTGCTTGTACACCAGATTTTTACGTTTTTGATGGAGAACTAAAGTTGCGTTATAGAGGACGTTTGTGCCCTTCACGCCCCAATACCGATATTCCTGTCACTGGAGAGGATTTGAGAGCAGCAATTGATGCTGTGTTGGCAGGGGAACCTGTAACAGAAAAACAATATCCTAGCGCAGGTTGTAATATAAAATGGTTGAAATAGGATAGAAGGCAAGAATATGATTTACACATAAGCTGACTTTTGTTTAACAAAATGTGCATTTCATTTGTTATGTAAGAAAGCATTATGTAGCGTACCAAAAGCAAAAAGAACCTACAATTCTAACTATTGACTGTAGGTTCTTTTTGTGTATAATGGTCAACAAACATTCTAATCACCATAAATATTCAAAAAAAATGAGTACCAAACGATTCTATTTTATAGTAACATTATTTTTATTGATAACTGTAGCTTGTGAAAATACTCCTTCTGAAACCTCACAAGATGCAGAGCCATCCAAAGAATTATCGGAGGCGGACAAGGCATTGGTAAAAGACATTATGAAGGAAGAGGTTGTAGAGACGGAGCCTCAAGCTACCTTTGATCAAAGTCAACTAACCAATGATGTATTGGGTTTGTGTGTCAAGTTCAAAGCATTGGATGGTGCCGATAGGCAAGGCGTTTTTAATAAATTTGAAACAATATTACCGAGTTGCCCTGTTGATTTGTTAGAGGATAATATAGTAGAGCCAAATATAGACGAAGCGGTTCAA
It includes:
- a CDS encoding glycosyltransferase family 4 protein, with the protein product MKKVLFMGLHRPDRSPSQRYRFEQFQPYLEKQGFEFEYFYLIRAQDDQKFYGAGNYIAKIGILIRSILKLWFKSFQAKKYDFVFVQREAFMLGTVFFEKRFAKKTKMLFDFDDSIWLQNVSEGNKKLSFLKDAAKTQKLIAISDMVFAGNSFLADYAKQFNPNTKLVPTVVDSDNYKRATAASKEKICIGWSGSFSTIPYFEYALPALKKIKEKYGDKVYFKVIGDANYYNKDLDIHGVAWSSNSEVFELSEIDIGIMPLPNDEWTKGKCALKGLLYMSLEQAAILSDVGVNSEVIEDGVNGFLVSTTEDWVEKLSLLIDNPQLRQEIGRKGRQTVLNHYSVLSERDNYVQYFNELLAL
- a CDS encoding MBL fold metallo-hydrolase gives rise to the protein MNVKFCGAAQDVTGSCHLLTLKNGHKILLDCGLYQGNEADMHSFNEQWSYFNPKEIDFLILSHAHIDHIGRVPKLVKDGFKGQILCTHATRSLASIMLMDAGKIQENEADENNPPLFTCEDAKIALYFFTGLSYERWHFVEVGLEVFFRDAGHILGSASVTLKIEEEGAAPVLFGFTGDIGRNERPILKDPIPMPEVDYLICESTYGGKVHQNLTADLNDLLYVVRETCVLNEGKLLIPAFSVGRTQSLIYMLDQLETAGKLPEIPVYIDSPLAINAVDIFRTHPECYDEQLHDYLMEDPNPFGFSGLNYVKRGGLANRLAESEEPCIIISSSGMMTSGRVRRHLFHLVEDSKNTVLMVGYCSPNTLGGKLLRGDSTVYLYGERKNVRINVKRLVSFSAHADQVELFNFLQNQRSLKKLFLVHGEYKVQAEFKQYLEERGFNNIEIPSLGENYDLE
- a CDS encoding T9SS type A sorting domain-containing protein, translated to MEIAYTKKAYQLLLALFILLFVQEAFAQPKWIRATYRDDPSTTIALGWSGIVGTVYYDTTDHGTNYAAYALTKTVDRSTSHKGNNHYFVRLTNLQPGTVYYFVIQHGSSSVSARYSFRTISDDPNQPISFISGGDSRQRVNIFGVGDPACWGNGCRETRQDLNRIVGKIRPDFVAFTGDYIRNYDVFPFDSDDDWEEWMNDWDLANGPDGRITPIIHALGNHEDAVDLDRLFDVSNTDIYYATNFGGNLFRLYTLNSEPSDACTDVIQKNWLVNDLQQNSMPSNTPYWKIVQYHQPMVPHANYSARTDLINCWASEFATYGVRLACESHTHVLKTTYPLKYDATASSSYHNLVRDDSIGAVFLGDGSWGAPPRTAYAPIPNVTQDVEQISGFFFVNINKQRIQIKTVVPFPDSMANVPQLLDDDQGTLLPTGVPLWRPANGSECIIIPNYNPLLLATNKVLDVPRAPAAVVAPNPAQDYVTVRFKEVLTEAVTIEIYDARGKRCQSHTNVKDQNFKVDVSNLCSGVNFINIVTDKDVESHKVVIVK
- a CDS encoding endonuclease/exonuclease/phosphatase family protein — encoded protein: MGHHNIKTLKVASFNLLNLIQPNTKFYGKRFYTQEEYEKKKTWISLQLTKMDADIVGFQELFDETSLREIVEQHPLYKGADIVMGARKGGSPAVAIVSRYPIRSYTVYSDFPEQLEVDGLVVPFTEFSRPILKAEVELPSELPLTVFVAHLKSKRPLIPDSVVDRHDPLEISKGEARSLLLRASEANALRTILMESLRDRDHPVITLGDLNDTHTSVTTQIISGQAPPRFWSMEQKKKLWDILLYHVKDIQARQSSQDVYYTHIHNGHYESLDHIMVSQELVKENPNRVGRVVYVRTFNDHIVDQTFANNKINCWESDHAQVVATIELEDRDYNHYKNKQ
- a CDS encoding thioredoxin family protein, producing the protein MALTESNMLPLGTEAPDFALLDTVTGKEVRLESIQSDKATVIMFTCNHCPYVLHVNEELVKLSTEYMAKGVSFVAISSNDVENYPQDSPEKMKELAEEVGYPFPYLYDATQVVAKAYDAACTPDFYVFDGELKLRYRGRLCPSRPNTDIPVTGEDLRAAIDAVLAGEPVTEKQYPSAGCNIKWLK